The segment AAAATGGATTTAACACACTTAGCAGGATTTTAGCTACTCTTACTGCTGATACGATTGAGCTTAAGTTTGATACGCTTATGCCATCTCAAGCGATTAAATTTAGCAAAAATAGCTTCTTAATAGGTATCAATAACTCCAAAATAAACCTAATCAAAGCCGAACCAACCAAAGAGCTACCCGAAATTCTCACCCAAGATGAGCAAAACTCAAAGATATTTCACATAATCGATATTGATAAAGAGAGCGCTCAAATCTTACTAGAGCCTCTAACTGCTACTTATAATGTCAATATCGCCCTTACTCAAATCATCGATGGATTAACCAAGATTAAAGTTAGCGCAAGCAAATATGGTCATATAGATAGCTTCATTGATAGCGTTGCCAATCTCTTCATCGGCAAAATCATTCCATCTGATAATATAGTCGAGTTTATCGCTAAAAAATTAATTAAAAACAACAAAAAAATCACCTTCGCAGAATCTTGCACCGCCGGAATTTGCGCTGCGATGTTAGGTAGCATTCCTGGTGTTAGTGCGGCATTTGATGGCTCACTAGTGACCTACTCAAATAGCATTAAAAATAGCTGGATAAAGGTTGA is part of the Campylobacter lanienae NCTC 13004 genome and harbors:
- a CDS encoding CinA family protein, encoding MKNLIIILGEDLQINTPFLDYFFASYKKKFDSLASVKYIQNNNKELPFYIENCINYYENITICANENGFNTLSRILATLTADTIELKFDTLMPSQAIKFSKNSFLIGINNSKINLIKAEPTKELPEILTQDEQNSKIFHIIDIDKESAQILLEPLTATYNVNIALTQIIDGLTKIKVSASKYGHIDSFIDSVANLFIGKIIPSDNIVEFIAKKLIKNNKKITFAESCTAGICAAMLGSIPGVSAAFDGSLVTYSNSIKNSWIKVDSDTLDSFGAVSAQCVEEMARGALNLSKADYALAISGIAGPDGGSEQKPVGTVFVAVASCQGVISSRLLLSGDRNYIRTQSAIHAYTLLLRTYPELD